From a region of the Roseivirga sp. 4D4 genome:
- a CDS encoding serine hydrolase domain-containing protein has protein sequence MRKIALTLTILTLALAVLRSQTTNPLSSKAALEAYLETQQFSGAILTVDSESNQMIAATGFGDLDNTKSLDPDSRFKIASITKLFTAVIIMQLIAEEKIALNTKVGSLLPNLEITNAHQITIKHLLQHTTGLKKESHISYLSANSPEENISKFASKKAKFAPGADINYNNVDYLILGKVIEQVAGRSYLTELNERIITPLEMSNTGLLVEKELPADVIPSFEIKRGSKKPELNIHIQNFWAAGSMFSTVSDLLKFTKALKGDSLLGKEAKKSLFESKPSLGYAALGCWTFNSPFITGKPRVMERRGGIMGSNSVLITSLDGPETLIVLSNTDQFDPNTFGQSDNMKEYLFKTLFTVND, from the coding sequence ATGAGAAAGATTGCACTAACATTAACCATTCTAACACTCGCCTTAGCAGTGTTGCGCAGCCAAACGACAAACCCACTTTCAAGCAAAGCTGCACTCGAAGCTTACTTAGAAACCCAACAATTTTCGGGAGCAATACTCACAGTTGATAGTGAAAGCAACCAAATGATAGCTGCTACCGGTTTCGGAGATCTCGATAATACTAAATCTTTAGATCCGGACTCTCGCTTTAAGATCGCCTCAATCACCAAACTGTTCACCGCGGTCATCATTATGCAACTCATAGCAGAAGAAAAAATCGCCTTAAACACCAAGGTCGGCAGTCTATTACCTAATCTAGAAATTACGAATGCCCATCAAATCACGATTAAGCATTTGCTTCAACACACCACAGGATTAAAAAAAGAAAGTCACATATCTTACTTAAGCGCAAACAGTCCCGAAGAAAATATCTCAAAGTTTGCTTCTAAGAAGGCCAAGTTTGCACCCGGTGCCGACATCAACTATAATAATGTTGACTACCTCATTCTTGGCAAAGTCATAGAGCAGGTTGCGGGAAGGTCATACCTGACAGAACTCAACGAACGTATCATCACTCCTTTAGAAATGTCCAATACTGGATTATTAGTTGAGAAAGAATTACCCGCTGACGTAATCCCATCATTCGAAATCAAACGAGGTAGCAAGAAACCAGAACTCAACATTCATATTCAGAATTTTTGGGCAGCAGGCTCCATGTTCTCTACAGTGTCGGACTTGCTCAAATTCACTAAAGCCCTCAAGGGTGATTCCTTATTAGGCAAAGAAGCAAAAAAATCTCTCTTCGAATCAAAACCAAGTTTAGGTTATGCCGCCTTGGGTTGTTGGACTTTCAACTCACCTTTTATTACTGGCAAACCTAGAGTGATGGAGCGAAGAGGAGGCATAATGGGAAGCAATTCAGTACTCATAACCTCATTAGACGGACCTGAAACACTCATTGTCCTTAGTAATACTGACCAATTCGATCCCAATACTTTCGGTCAGTCGGACAATATGAAAGAGTACCTATTTAAAACATTATTCACAGTTAACGATTAA
- a CDS encoding RNA polymerase sigma factor, which produces MSKQYSDGDIIQAVQVGDPTFRDHVLSWLYGQQYPLIAQYVLKNNGSEADAADVFQDAMVIFYQKVRTNKFLGQSSIGTYLYAVARNLWLKKLRKSRFDLSKIEVEESYSFDEETIIQSAQLTMREALEQIGEACKKLLMDFYYHNKTMEVLMETYKLGSNEAARNKKYRCMQRLISFVNENRLKRTDFAIE; this is translated from the coding sequence TTGAGTAAGCAATATTCAGATGGAGATATCATTCAGGCTGTGCAGGTCGGTGATCCCACTTTTAGAGACCATGTTCTGTCCTGGCTTTACGGTCAGCAGTACCCTTTAATTGCCCAATATGTTTTGAAAAACAACGGTTCTGAAGCGGATGCAGCAGACGTTTTTCAGGATGCTATGGTTATTTTCTATCAAAAAGTAAGAACGAACAAGTTTCTGGGTCAAAGTAGTATTGGTACTTATCTATATGCCGTTGCTCGCAACCTTTGGCTAAAAAAACTTAGAAAAAGTCGTTTTGACCTATCTAAGATAGAGGTTGAGGAGAGCTATAGTTTTGATGAGGAGACAATTATTCAAAGTGCTCAGCTCACAATGAGGGAGGCACTGGAACAAATAGGGGAGGCTTGTAAGAAGTTACTGATGGACTTTTACTATCATAATAAGACTATGGAAGTACTCATGGAGACTTACAAGTTAGGAAGCAATGAGGCTGCTAGAAACAAGAAATACCGCTGTATGCAAAGACTGATTTCCTTTGTTAATGAAAATAGGTTAAAACGAACTGATTTTGCCATTGAGTAA
- a CDS encoding sodium:solute symporter family protein, producing the protein MNLSSLDWTIIIIFFAVFLVIGVMVSKKAGSSSKEFFLSGRNMPWWLLGVSMVATTFSADTPNLVTDIVRQNGVAGNWTWWAFLITGMFTVFIYAKLWRRSGVLTDLEFYEKRYSGKEAAFLRGFRAIYLGVFFNVMIMATVSLAAIKIGEVMFGLEPWKTVVYASLITVAYSSLGGLRGVILTDFLQFIVAMVGSIAAAIYIVNLPEVGGLSALVERPEIVSKLSLIPDINNQELFITLLVIPIAVQWWSVWYPGSEPGGGGYIAQRMLSAKDEKNAVSATLLFNITHYALRPWPWILIALASLVVYPDLASIREAFPNIAESKMGHDLGYSAMLLTLPKGLLGIVIASLIAAFMSTISTHLNWGSSYVAYDFYQRFVKPEASDKELVNVGRISTVLLMVLAGLFALALTSAYDAFQILLSIGAGTGSIFLLRWFWWRINAYSEITGMVVSFIFALLLNENIGPEFLTSIKPEFKLLLSVGVTTVAWVVVTLFTRPTDYNTLASFFNSVKPYGSGWNGFKKIAQKENLPLESGTGKSSIDILAVFLGIIVVYSALFSTGMFIYGNLTNGVILLVVALSAILMLRNTWRKIKF; encoded by the coding sequence ATGAACCTCTCCTCTCTCGATTGGACCATCATCATCATATTCTTTGCTGTCTTCTTGGTTATCGGTGTTATGGTGTCCAAAAAAGCAGGCTCCAGTTCCAAAGAATTCTTCCTTTCTGGACGAAACATGCCATGGTGGCTACTGGGCGTATCCATGGTAGCGACCACCTTTTCTGCAGATACACCCAACCTTGTAACCGACATAGTAAGGCAAAACGGAGTTGCAGGAAACTGGACCTGGTGGGCCTTCTTGATTACGGGTATGTTCACCGTATTTATCTATGCCAAATTATGGAGGCGTTCCGGTGTCTTAACCGATCTCGAATTCTACGAAAAACGTTATAGTGGCAAAGAAGCTGCATTTTTGAGAGGATTCAGGGCCATCTACTTAGGTGTCTTCTTCAATGTAATGATCATGGCCACCGTATCATTGGCAGCCATCAAAATTGGGGAAGTCATGTTCGGCTTAGAGCCCTGGAAAACTGTCGTCTATGCCTCATTGATTACGGTTGCCTACAGTTCGCTTGGTGGCCTAAGAGGGGTTATTCTTACCGACTTCTTACAATTCATTGTGGCCATGGTGGGCTCAATTGCTGCTGCCATTTACATTGTGAACCTTCCAGAGGTGGGTGGACTTTCAGCACTCGTGGAGCGACCAGAAATTGTAAGTAAACTGAGCCTTATACCGGACATTAACAATCAGGAACTATTCATCACACTGCTGGTCATTCCAATTGCAGTCCAGTGGTGGAGTGTTTGGTATCCTGGTTCGGAACCAGGTGGCGGTGGCTATATTGCTCAAAGAATGTTATCGGCCAAAGACGAAAAAAACGCTGTTTCTGCTACTCTACTTTTCAACATTACACATTATGCACTAAGACCTTGGCCATGGATTCTAATCGCTTTAGCTTCATTAGTTGTCTATCCAGATTTAGCTTCCATTCGCGAGGCATTTCCCAATATTGCGGAAAGCAAGATGGGGCATGACTTGGGCTACTCCGCCATGCTTCTGACCTTACCAAAAGGACTTCTAGGGATCGTAATTGCTTCATTGATTGCTGCATTTATGTCTACAATTTCAACACATCTGAACTGGGGATCATCTTATGTGGCCTATGACTTCTATCAGAGATTTGTAAAACCAGAAGCTTCCGACAAGGAGCTTGTGAATGTGGGAAGAATCTCGACCGTGCTCCTGATGGTTTTGGCAGGGCTTTTCGCTCTGGCATTGACCAGCGCATATGATGCCTTCCAAATCCTGTTGTCTATAGGTGCCGGAACCGGCTCAATATTTCTATTGCGTTGGTTTTGGTGGCGGATCAACGCTTATTCAGAAATCACGGGAATGGTGGTATCATTTATTTTCGCCTTACTGCTCAATGAAAATATTGGACCAGAGTTCTTGACTTCCATTAAACCGGAATTCAAGTTGTTGCTAAGTGTAGGCGTTACTACCGTGGCTTGGGTTGTGGTGACACTTTTTACAAGACCTACTGATTATAATACGCTGGCGTCTTTCTTTAATTCAGTTAAGCCTTATGGTTCTGGTTGGAATGGTTTTAAAAAGATTGCCCAAAAGGAGAATCTACCATTGGAGTCTGGCACAGGCAAATCAAGTATAGATATTCTCGCGGTCTTCTTAGGCATAATTGTAGTCTATAGTGCGCTATTCTCTACAGGCATGTTTATTTATGGAAATCTTACCAATGGGGTCATCCTACTAGTCGTGGCGTTATCTGCTATATTAATGTTGAGAAATACCTGGAGAAAGATCAAATTCTAA
- a CDS encoding heavy metal-binding domain-containing protein: MILTTTNTIEGFTITEYHGVITGEAIIGANLFKDIFASITDLVGGRSGSYERVLREAKENAMMELEHHAKGLGANAVVGIDLDYETIGQSSSMLMVTASGTAVTYK, from the coding sequence ATGATACTTACAACAACTAATACGATTGAGGGCTTTACAATTACCGAATATCATGGTGTAATTACTGGAGAGGCGATCATCGGAGCCAACCTCTTCAAAGATATTTTCGCTAGCATCACTGACCTAGTTGGTGGTCGCTCGGGTTCTTACGAACGAGTTCTTCGCGAAGCAAAAGAAAATGCTATGATGGAATTAGAGCATCATGCCAAGGGGCTGGGTGCTAATGCTGTAGTGGGCATTGATTTGGATTATGAGACCATTGGGCAATCAAGCAGTATGCTCATGGTCACCGCTAGTGGTACCGCTGTTACCTATAAATAA
- a CDS encoding cupin domain-containing protein, producing MSEKSAEYWIEKLKLQAHPEGGYFNETYRSKEHIEGTELPSRYGSSRVFGTSIYFLLTIESVSNFHRLASDEIWHYHQGGGAIIHMISEEGELTSKRIGPDLEAGESLQVIIPKGTWFAAEVERDAYILVGCTVAPGFEFEDFELADRDALSSAYPQHGTLISGFTNNRK from the coding sequence ATGAGTGAGAAATCAGCCGAATATTGGATTGAGAAGTTGAAACTTCAGGCTCATCCTGAAGGTGGCTATTTCAACGAGACCTACCGCTCGAAGGAGCATATCGAAGGGACTGAACTTCCAAGCCGATATGGGTCATCTAGAGTTTTTGGAACCTCTATATACTTCTTACTAACCATTGAGAGTGTCTCTAATTTTCACCGTTTGGCATCGGATGAAATTTGGCATTATCACCAAGGAGGTGGTGCTATAATTCATATGATTTCGGAAGAAGGAGAGTTGACATCTAAGCGTATCGGACCTGACCTTGAAGCAGGTGAATCTCTTCAAGTCATTATCCCTAAGGGAACTTGGTTTGCTGCGGAAGTAGAAAGAGATGCTTATATCTTGGTTGGTTGCACTGTAGCTCCTGGTTTCGAATTTGAGGATTTCGAATTGGCCGATCGGGATGCTCTGTCATCCGCTTATCCTCAGCACGGAACTCTAATTAGTGGATTTACGAACAATAGGAAGTGA
- a CDS encoding sigma-54-dependent transcriptional regulator has product MKQKENAHILIIDDDPDVLLTGEIVLKQRFSKVSCVDHPKKADEVLKSGEVEVLLLDMNYSPGANDGKEGLEWISKLNGAHPEVKIIIITAYGEITLAVEAMKRGAIDFVTKPWEYEKIQVSVSNALKLARSEKEIQRLETKQQGLKQHLVAKSDQVIAESSEMQQVLKMAEKVSRTDANVLLLGENGTGKGLMAKLIHEMSPRAGEVFMSVDLGSITESLFESELFGHKKGAFTDAREDRMGRFEAADGGTIFLDEIGNLTPQMQSKLLTVIQNRELTRVGENKPRQFDVRIIAATNAKLEQMIENGAFREDLFFRLNTIELDLPPLRDRLADIAPMVDHFMAKFCKKYAQDQPKMGANTLEKLKKYHWPGNIRELEHAVERAVILSDGVTLMPEDFNLRKQMRSDDFITTTNLEELERITIEKVIKKNEGNMSKVAQELGIGRTTLYRKLEKYGFQ; this is encoded by the coding sequence ATGAAGCAGAAGGAAAATGCCCACATCCTAATCATTGATGATGATCCTGATGTATTGTTGACAGGTGAGATCGTGTTGAAGCAAAGGTTCAGCAAGGTTTCTTGTGTTGACCACCCTAAAAAGGCAGATGAGGTTTTAAAGTCAGGTGAAGTGGAAGTACTTCTCTTAGATATGAATTATTCTCCAGGTGCGAATGACGGAAAGGAAGGTCTAGAATGGATTTCAAAACTCAACGGTGCCCATCCCGAAGTCAAGATTATCATTATTACTGCCTACGGAGAGATCACTTTGGCAGTGGAAGCAATGAAGAGAGGCGCTATTGATTTCGTGACTAAGCCGTGGGAATATGAAAAGATTCAAGTTTCAGTAAGTAATGCATTGAAACTTGCTAGGTCAGAAAAGGAAATTCAAAGACTAGAGACGAAACAGCAAGGCCTAAAACAGCACTTAGTAGCCAAATCAGATCAGGTTATAGCCGAGTCATCAGAAATGCAGCAGGTGTTGAAGATGGCTGAGAAAGTGAGCCGAACCGATGCCAATGTATTATTGCTGGGTGAAAATGGCACGGGTAAAGGCCTGATGGCAAAACTCATTCACGAAATGTCGCCACGTGCTGGTGAAGTCTTCATGTCTGTTGATTTAGGGTCAATCACAGAATCCCTGTTTGAGTCTGAGCTTTTTGGCCATAAGAAAGGTGCATTTACCGATGCAAGAGAGGACCGAATGGGCCGATTTGAAGCTGCCGATGGCGGAACCATATTTCTCGATGAAATAGGAAACCTCACACCACAAATGCAGTCGAAATTACTGACAGTTATTCAAAATAGAGAGTTGACGCGAGTAGGTGAAAACAAGCCAAGACAGTTTGATGTGCGGATCATAGCGGCTACTAATGCCAAGTTGGAGCAGATGATTGAGAACGGAGCGTTTCGGGAAGACTTATTCTTTAGACTTAACACGATCGAACTGGACTTGCCCCCCTTAAGAGATCGTTTGGCTGATATAGCTCCTATGGTAGATCATTTTATGGCGAAGTTCTGTAAAAAGTATGCTCAGGATCAACCTAAAATGGGTGCGAACACATTAGAAAAGTTAAAGAAGTATCATTGGCCAGGTAACATCAGAGAACTGGAACATGCGGTGGAACGAGCGGTCATTTTGAGCGATGGTGTGACCCTGATGCCGGAAGATTTTAATCTGAGAAAGCAGATGAGATCTGACGACTTTATCACCACCACGAACCTGGAAGAACTCGAGCGAATCACCATTGAGAAAGTGATAAAGAAGAATGAAGGTAATATGAGTAAGGTGGCTCAAGAGCTTGGAATAGGTCGCACAACACTCTATAGAAAACTAGAAAAGTATGGCTTTCAATAG
- a CDS encoding sensor histidine kinase, which yields MAFNRFTVQVAVRLILIAATMFAAVWSYFKTEIIMSPLGFGVLTIAQLVLLFYFINRTRDELLIFFKSFDNRDFNKAYNEFAWGQSKDELKVAFNNVLRTFKKLTLEREEQYQYLQMVNEHVSVGLISFKTDGKVDLMNSAAQDLFGVPALGKIDQLANHDEGVWNALKALKTGDKIVLSPSESKTKLAVVSRSFKLAEEDYTLISLQDISAELEEREMDAWQKLIRVLTHEIMNSVTPVVSLTTAIKMIMQDDEGKLRADQFEKDDLEDVFKSIVAIEKRGQGLLGFVQAYRDYTRPPVPEISSVNLFSLIHDTVQISKSELGSVKLKLSPDIPEDAFVQADEKLISQVLINLVKNAAEAMEGQSDAQIDINVQEEAEHINLEITDNGPGIPADIINEVFVPFFTTKKQGNGIGLSLSKQIMKAHKGDITVVSNSRGTTFSLKL from the coding sequence ATGGCTTTCAATAGGTTCACAGTTCAGGTTGCTGTTCGACTGATCTTGATTGCCGCGACCATGTTTGCTGCAGTCTGGTCTTATTTCAAGACAGAGATTATCATGTCCCCGTTAGGCTTTGGCGTGTTGACTATTGCGCAGCTGGTTCTGTTATTCTATTTCATCAACAGAACCAGAGATGAGTTGCTCATCTTTTTTAAGTCCTTTGACAATCGAGACTTCAACAAGGCTTATAACGAATTTGCATGGGGGCAAAGTAAAGACGAATTGAAGGTGGCATTTAACAATGTGCTTAGAACTTTCAAAAAACTCACTTTAGAAAGAGAGGAGCAATATCAGTACCTGCAGATGGTGAATGAGCATGTTTCTGTCGGGTTGATCAGTTTCAAAACTGATGGGAAAGTTGACTTGATGAATTCAGCGGCACAAGACCTGTTTGGGGTGCCTGCTTTAGGAAAAATTGATCAGTTAGCCAATCACGATGAGGGTGTCTGGAATGCACTGAAGGCCCTTAAGACAGGAGATAAAATTGTACTCTCACCCAGTGAATCAAAAACAAAATTAGCCGTTGTTAGCCGATCGTTTAAGCTAGCGGAAGAAGATTATACACTCATCTCCCTTCAAGATATTTCAGCCGAACTCGAAGAGCGTGAAATGGACGCCTGGCAAAAGCTGATCAGGGTGCTGACCCATGAAATCATGAACTCGGTTACGCCAGTGGTATCCCTCACCACGGCCATAAAGATGATTATGCAAGATGATGAGGGTAAGCTTAGGGCAGACCAGTTTGAAAAAGATGATCTTGAAGATGTTTTCAAAAGCATAGTCGCAATTGAAAAAAGAGGACAAGGACTTCTTGGATTCGTTCAGGCCTATCGTGACTATACTAGGCCTCCTGTGCCGGAAATTTCCAGCGTTAACCTCTTCTCTCTAATTCACGACACGGTTCAAATTTCTAAATCGGAACTGGGTTCGGTGAAGCTCAAACTGTCGCCAGATATTCCAGAAGATGCTTTTGTACAGGCGGATGAGAAATTGATCAGTCAGGTCTTGATTAATCTGGTAAAGAATGCGGCCGAAGCGATGGAAGGTCAGTCTGATGCGCAAATCGATATCAACGTTCAGGAAGAAGCTGAGCACATTAATCTAGAAATAACAGATAATGGTCCAGGTATACCTGCAGACATCATCAACGAAGTCTTTGTTCCTTTCTTCACCACAAAGAAGCAAGGCAATGGCATAGGGCTTAGTTTATCCAAACAGATTATGAAGGCGCACAAGGGAGATATCACAGTTGTCAGTAACTCGAGAGGAACGACCTTTAGTTTGAAACTTTGA
- a CDS encoding NDP-sugar synthase, which produces MDLTLVVLAAGMGSRYGGNKQLDGIGPNGEIIMDYSIHDAINAGFTKVVFIIRTDLKEAFETHYADRFKGKIKMEYAFQNEYTEHTAKYEANRKKPWGTTHAILAAKHLINEPFLVINADDYYGTESFVEAVDAIKRLKGNEYLIMGYELVNTLSDHGTVNRGVCQVDENMNLTGIKETLSIGKDGEEISYEENGQRHTLDPKTYVSMNFWGFPTSVLDHFEEKFIDFVKQNNEDPKSECFIPVEVDNLMKEGKATVKVEPTSASWLGVTYQEDKPHVVNGIKQMIADGVYPEEVK; this is translated from the coding sequence ATGGATTTGACTTTAGTGGTTTTAGCGGCAGGTATGGGCAGTCGCTATGGAGGAAACAAGCAATTAGACGGGATTGGACCCAATGGCGAAATCATTATGGATTACTCAATTCATGATGCTATTAATGCAGGATTTACAAAAGTGGTATTCATTATAAGAACAGACTTGAAAGAAGCTTTTGAGACACATTATGCCGATCGCTTTAAGGGTAAGATCAAAATGGAATATGCTTTCCAGAATGAGTATACAGAACACACAGCTAAATACGAGGCAAACCGCAAAAAACCTTGGGGAACGACACATGCGATTTTGGCTGCAAAGCACCTGATCAATGAGCCATTTCTGGTGATCAATGCCGATGATTACTATGGAACTGAATCTTTCGTTGAGGCTGTAGATGCCATCAAAAGACTTAAGGGCAATGAATACCTGATCATGGGTTATGAGTTGGTGAATACCCTTTCGGATCACGGAACTGTGAATCGTGGTGTTTGCCAAGTGGATGAAAACATGAACCTTACAGGTATCAAAGAGACACTTTCAATCGGCAAGGATGGTGAGGAGATTTCCTATGAGGAAAATGGTCAGCGACATACACTTGATCCAAAAACCTATGTTTCGATGAATTTTTGGGGTTTCCCAACTTCCGTTTTAGATCATTTTGAAGAGAAGTTCATCGACTTTGTAAAGCAGAACAATGAAGACCCAAAGTCAGAATGCTTTATCCCTGTAGAAGTAGATAACTTAATGAAAGAGGGCAAGGCTACGGTAAAAGTGGAGCCTACCTCTGCTTCTTGGTTGGGAGTTACTTATCAAGAGGACAAGCCTCATGTAGTCAATGGTATTAAGCAAATGATTGCTGATGGTGTTTATCCGGAGGAAGTAAAGTAA
- a CDS encoding PhoH family protein: MPRAKKTERKIFVLDTSVILFEHNAIMNFEEHDIGLPITVLEELDQFKKGNDTKNFEAREFTRLLDKLAKDKSLQDWIPLNGKTRGSFKVVMEAGTGESALDANRVFGEKKNDHRILNAALRLREENAGRNVILVSKDINLRLKAKSMGLPAEDYETGKVKSVDSLRKGAIEIEKVDSDIINHLYENGTLQPKEVLKRKKSLPNQYFILKSDRNSILAYHNSQDDVIQKVDKRPVSGIKPRNAEQTFAIHAIMNPDVKLVTIQGVAGTGKTLLTLAGALEQRRDFKQIYLARPIVPLSNKDIGYLPGDIKSKLNPYMEPLWDNLKFIQNQYKETDKEFKAITEMVNKEKLLITPLAYIRGRSLSNIYFIVDEAQNLTPHEIKTVITRAGENTKIVFTGDVNQIDTPYLDSQSNGLSYLIDRVKDHPLYAHITLEKGERSELANLANEML; this comes from the coding sequence ATGCCGAGAGCTAAGAAGACCGAAAGGAAGATTTTTGTACTTGACACTTCCGTAATCCTATTTGAACACAATGCCATTATGAATTTTGAGGAGCACGATATTGGGCTCCCTATCACGGTTCTCGAAGAACTAGATCAATTCAAAAAAGGAAACGACACTAAAAACTTTGAAGCTCGAGAGTTTACTCGATTGCTGGATAAGCTGGCAAAAGATAAGTCCTTGCAAGACTGGATTCCATTAAACGGAAAAACGCGAGGCAGTTTTAAAGTAGTAATGGAGGCTGGCACAGGAGAAAGTGCTCTTGACGCCAACAGAGTCTTTGGTGAGAAAAAGAATGACCATAGGATCTTGAATGCAGCACTTCGCTTGCGCGAAGAAAATGCTGGTAGAAATGTGATTTTAGTTTCCAAAGACATTAACCTCAGGCTTAAAGCCAAATCCATGGGGCTGCCAGCCGAAGATTATGAGACTGGTAAAGTCAAGAGCGTGGACTCTTTAAGAAAAGGGGCTATTGAAATTGAAAAGGTCGATTCAGACATTATCAATCACCTTTATGAAAATGGCACCCTCCAGCCAAAAGAGGTTTTGAAGCGCAAAAAATCATTACCGAACCAATACTTTATCCTCAAGAGTGACAGGAATTCAATCCTCGCCTACCACAACTCTCAGGATGATGTTATTCAAAAAGTAGACAAACGTCCGGTTTCTGGTATCAAGCCTCGCAATGCGGAACAGACCTTTGCAATTCATGCCATTATGAATCCTGATGTCAAACTCGTTACCATTCAAGGTGTGGCGGGAACAGGAAAAACATTGCTCACGTTGGCTGGAGCATTAGAACAGCGAAGAGATTTTAAACAAATCTACCTTGCCAGGCCGATCGTCCCCCTAAGTAATAAAGACATTGGTTATCTGCCCGGGGATATCAAATCAAAGCTCAACCCCTATATGGAACCGCTTTGGGATAACCTGAAGTTCATCCAGAATCAGTACAAGGAAACAGATAAAGAATTCAAGGCCATCACTGAGATGGTGAATAAAGAGAAACTTTTGATTACGCCATTGGCCTATATCAGAGGTAGAAGTTTATCCAACATCTATTTTATCGTGGATGAGGCACAAAACCTCACGCCTCATGAAATTAAGACGGTGATCACTAGGGCTGGCGAGAATACTAAGATTGTTTTTACAGGCGATGTAAATCAGATTGATACACCATATCTAGATTCTCAATCTAACGGGCTTTCCTATTTGATTGATCGTGTGAAGGATCATCCATTGTATGCGCATATCACCTTGGAGAAAGGTGAGCGCTCAGAATTGGCCAACTTGGCTAATGAGATGTTGTAG
- a CDS encoding phosphotransferase enzyme family protein: MEAAQKALQTFNIKGAIMSVAPFGLGHINDSYLVKTHDKQYLLQRINKQVFQSPQLIESNFQVLLSRTSNLFVRHYKTIDNAFHAEVEGDFWRLSDFIANAYAPETAHRLKEVESVALGFGILTAYMSSFCPAQFEEAIPKFHDLSWRLDQFAMAVDSDPVNRLETSRDLVEKVENFRWILDQMNELKDRGLPLRVCHNDTKLNNCLLSKSDQNFEHIIDLDTLGPGFVLYDYGDLMRTVLSPTAENEVDSDKIHIQQDYLNALRRGFIQGTGDVLSSIEIDNLEFGGLYMTFTMGVRFLTDYLNGDIYYKTSFENENFIRARNQFALLELMHAL; encoded by the coding sequence ATGGAAGCCGCTCAAAAGGCACTTCAGACATTTAATATTAAGGGAGCAATCATGTCGGTTGCTCCTTTTGGTTTAGGCCATATTAATGATTCCTATCTGGTCAAGACTCACGACAAGCAATACTTGCTTCAAAGAATCAACAAACAGGTTTTCCAGTCTCCTCAATTAATTGAATCCAACTTTCAAGTTTTGCTTAGTAGAACTTCGAATCTGTTTGTAAGACATTACAAAACCATTGACAATGCTTTCCATGCTGAAGTAGAAGGAGACTTTTGGCGACTTTCCGATTTTATAGCGAATGCCTATGCTCCAGAGACTGCCCATAGACTTAAAGAAGTAGAGAGTGTGGCACTAGGCTTTGGAATACTTACAGCCTACATGAGTAGCTTTTGTCCAGCACAATTTGAAGAGGCTATACCCAAGTTTCATGATCTTTCTTGGCGATTGGACCAGTTTGCGATGGCAGTTGATAGTGACCCAGTGAATCGTTTGGAAACATCCAGAGATTTGGTCGAAAAGGTTGAAAATTTCCGATGGATTCTTGATCAGATGAACGAGTTGAAAGACAGGGGGCTCCCATTAAGAGTGTGTCATAATGATACTAAGCTCAACAATTGTCTCCTCTCAAAATCAGATCAAAATTTCGAGCATATTATAGATTTAGATACGCTGGGACCAGGTTTTGTGCTTTATGACTATGGTGATCTTATGCGTACCGTACTTTCACCAACAGCAGAAAATGAAGTAGATTCAGATAAGATCCATATCCAGCAGGACTATTTGAATGCACTGCGAAGAGGTTTTATTCAAGGTACTGGTGATGTACTATCTTCGATCGAAATTGATAACCTGGAATTTGGAGGGTTATACATGACCTTTACTATGGGCGTTAGATTTTTGACAGATTACTTGAATGGAGACATCTACTATAAAACTTCGTTTGAAAATGAGAACTTCATTCGAGCGAGAAATCAGTTCGCCTTATTAGAATTAATGCATGCACTATGA